Below is a genomic region from Coriobacteriia bacterium.
TCGAGCACGCAAGTGCGATGCCAGCTCCGACCTGGTACTTCCTCCACATGAACGACGTGACCATCGAAATCCCCGCGCAGCTTTCCTGCGAAGCCGACGCCGTCATCGAAACCGATGCCACGCTCGGCGATGCCACGGCCTTCGTTGAGGCCATGGAAGCGGCGCAAACTGCCTGGGACAAGGTCTATGGCGACAAGCCCGTGCTGACCAACGCCGTCGATGAGCAGGCCGAGGAGCTCGGCGGTCTGGCGCTGTCCGCGTACCAGAAGAAGGCCGACGCGATGGAGCAGGCCAAGAGCCTGGCCGCATCCTTCGAGCAGGGCATGGGCGAGGAAGTCAGCGACTGGATTCGCGAGATGGCCTGCCAGACGCGTTCCATCATCGCGCCAGCTGGCTCAAGCCATACGGCAAACATCCAGATAAGCGGCGTCGACGGGGGCGCCAACATGGCCGCCATCGACCTCGTCGCCCACGAGGGCGCCACACTCGACGTCGCCGTCATCGTGGATTCCCCTGCTTTCGGCACAGGTATCACCGGCAGCTCCATCCGCATCTTTGCCGCCGAGGGCGCACATGTCACGCTACGTCGCGTCCAGACACTCGATGACACCTGGACCGACCTCGATGACATGGGATTGTTCGCTGCGGACAACGCAACCATCGACGTACATCAGACCGTGCTTGGCGCGGGCAAGTCGTACACGGGCCTTGCAGGTGACCTGCGCGGCCACAACTCCACCATCAACGTCTACACGCACTACTTGGGCCATGGCGAGCAGGAACTCGACTTCAACTACATCCTGCGCCATCACGGCACCAAATCAACCTGCAACCTCTATGCCAACGGCGTGCTTGCCGGCTCGAGCAAGAAGACGCTGCGCGGCACCATCGACCTCATTCGCGGGGCCAAGGGCGCCGTGGGCCACGAGGTAGACAACGTGCTGCTCGTCGACGAGGGCGTGAGCAACAAGACCGTCCCCAACATCCTCTGCAACGAGGACGATGTCATGGGCAACCACGGGGCGACCATCGGTCACATCAAGGCCGACCAGCTCTTCTACCTGGAAAGCCGCGGGCTGTCGCCCGAGCAGGCCGAGCAGATGTTCATCACCGCGACGCTCGAGGACGCCTGGCTCAACGCCGCCAACGACGTGACCAAGCAGGCCGTCGCGCGCCTCGGCAACACGATCGTGGAGAACTTCGAGGAGGTTTACCTGTGAGTTCGATCGACATCATAGCCAATCCGTACAAGAGGGATTTCCCGCTTCTCGTATCCATGCCAGACCTGGCGTTTCTCGACAGCGCAGCCACCGCGCAACGTCCCGCCTGCGTCATCGAGGCAGTGGACCACTTCTACAAGACCATGAACGCCAATCCGTTGCGAGGTCTCTACGAGCTTTCCATCGAGGCGACCGAAGCCATCGAGAATACGCGCAAGCTCATCGCACGCTTTATCGACGTTGGCGAGGAAAACGCACGCGACATAATATTCAACCGCAATGCCTCCGAGGCGCTCAACATCGTCGCGCAGTCCTTCGGCCCCACCGTGGTCGAGGAGGGCGATGAGGTATGCATCACCATCATGGAGCACCACAGCAACCTCATTCCCTGGCAGCAGCTCTGCAAGAAGACCGGCGCGAAGCTTGTCTACATGTACTGTGACAAGGACGGCTTCATCTCCGAAGAGGAGATGCTCACCAAGATCGGCCCCAAGACCAAAATCGTCGCGGCGGCGCACGTTTCGAACGTCCTCGGCGTCACCAACCCCATCGCCCGCATGGCGCAGCTCGCACACGAGAACGGCGCATACATGGTGGTCGATGGCGCACAGTCCGTACCGCACATGCCCGTCGACGTCACCAAGCTTGGCTGCGATTTCTTCGCCTTCTCCGGCCATAAGGTCTTCGGGCCCTTCGGCGTGGGCGTTCTTTGGGGCAAACACGAGCTGCTCGAGAGTATGCCGCCGTTCCTCACGGGTGGCGAGATGATCGACTACGTGAGCGAGCAGGACGCCGTCTGGTCCCCCGTCCCCGAGAAATTCGAGGCAGGCACGCAAGATGCCGCCGGCATCTACGCGACGGGTGTGGCAATCGAGTACGCCAACGGCATCGGCATCGAAGCCATGGAGGAGCGCGAGAAGGCGCTCATGCGTTACTTGGCCGAGCGCATGGAGGCGCTCAAGTTCATCGAGGTCGTGGGCCCCGCAGATCCGGATGCGCGCAGCGGCGCCTTCAGCTTCAACGTCACCGGCGTGCACCCGCATGATGTCTCGGGCATCCTGAGCGGCGAGAACGTCGCGATTCGCGCCGGTCATCACTGTGCCCAGCCTCTCCTGCTCTTCCTCGGCATGCACACGTGTTGCCGTGCGAGCGTGGCGTTCTACAACGACGCACATGATATCGATAGACTCATCGACGGGCTCGAGCTCGTGGGAAGGATGTTCAATGTCTAATGGCTCTACCAGCAGCATTTACTCTGCTGCGCTGATGGATCACAACGCCCATCCCGACTATCGATACGAGCTCGAGGACGCGACGCACAGCC
It encodes:
- a CDS encoding cysteine desulfurase, whose translation is MSSIDIIANPYKRDFPLLVSMPDLAFLDSAATAQRPACVIEAVDHFYKTMNANPLRGLYELSIEATEAIENTRKLIARFIDVGEENARDIIFNRNASEALNIVAQSFGPTVVEEGDEVCITIMEHHSNLIPWQQLCKKTGAKLVYMYCDKDGFISEEEMLTKIGPKTKIVAAAHVSNVLGVTNPIARMAQLAHENGAYMVVDGAQSVPHMPVDVTKLGCDFFAFSGHKVFGPFGVGVLWGKHELLESMPPFLTGGEMIDYVSEQDAVWSPVPEKFEAGTQDAAGIYATGVAIEYANGIGIEAMEEREKALMRYLAERMEALKFIEVVGPADPDARSGAFSFNVTGVHPHDVSGILSGENVAIRAGHHCAQPLLLFLGMHTCCRASVAFYNDAHDIDRLIDGLELVGRMFNV
- a CDS encoding ABC transporter permease, yielding MEARIFEHASAMPAPTWYFLHMNDVTIEIPAQLSCEADAVIETDATLGDATAFVEAMEAAQTAWDKVYGDKPVLTNAVDEQAEELGGLALSAYQKKADAMEQAKSLAASFEQGMGEEVSDWIREMACQTRSIIAPAGSSHTANIQISGVDGGANMAAIDLVAHEGATLDVAVIVDSPAFGTGITGSSIRIFAAEGAHVTLRRVQTLDDTWTDLDDMGLFAADNATIDVHQTVLGAGKSYTGLAGDLRGHNSTINVYTHYLGHGEQELDFNYILRHHGTKSTCNLYANGVLAGSSKKTLRGTIDLIRGAKGAVGHEVDNVLLVDEGVSNKTVPNILCNEDDVMGNHGATIGHIKADQLFYLESRGLSPEQAEQMFITATLEDAWLNAANDVTKQAVARLGNTIVENFEEVYL